One genomic region from Gemmatimonadaceae bacterium encodes:
- a CDS encoding rhodanese-like domain-containing protein — protein MKKYRNKTVAFVIDVRSRLEFLFGHVPGAICIPVQKVGHDAMERRGIPKDAGILLYCASGSRSALATNALKQAGYTRVVDGGGIAAVKRDLRDATS, from the coding sequence ATGAAGAAGTATCGCAACAAGACCGTGGCGTTCGTGATCGACGTGCGGTCGCGCCTGGAGTTCCTGTTCGGTCACGTGCCCGGCGCCATCTGCATTCCCGTGCAGAAGGTGGGACACGACGCGATGGAGCGGCGCGGCATTCCCAAGGACGCCGGCATCCTCCTGTATTGCGCCAGCGGTTCGCGGTCGGCGCTGGCCACGAACGCGCTGAAGCAGGCCGGCTACACGCGCGTCGTGGACGGCGGCGGGATCGCCGCCGTCAAGCGGGACCTGCGCGACGCTACTTCCTGA
- a CDS encoding M28 family peptidase produces MRALPYIVANAGLIAALAVPCPAPAQAAGAAAQPASDPIETLVSRLDLEKYKATIKGLTQFGDRRQGTERNRQAVDWIEAQLRSYGCADIQRLTYDWQPPAPRGRGGRGGRGGRGGRGSDLAQGGGRYRGIRARTGVNTDSLRQPDPAIRAIDTPPTVPGERQEVFCTKVGTTHPDEMYIVGGHMDGIGWGQAANDDGSGSALVMELARVFSSPDVQTDRSIRFVLWNNEESGLNGSRAYVAQRESLQGKEDPPGSGKYPEPRWLGMIQHDMMLFDHGMPRADGTLSPEQRPEADVNIEFQVNSKFAAQAQTLAWAFERANEKYATDYPASVGSHMTNTDSDPFKDIVPAISLRENQRGTQIGAGWDPNWHQPTDVYTTYNDKDFRLGLNAAQTTLSAVAELTGATIRK; encoded by the coding sequence ATGCGCGCCCTGCCGTACATCGTCGCGAACGCCGGCCTGATCGCCGCACTCGCCGTCCCTTGCCCGGCCCCTGCCCAGGCCGCCGGCGCCGCGGCCCAGCCGGCCAGCGATCCCATCGAGACGCTCGTGAGCCGGCTCGATCTCGAGAAGTACAAGGCCACGATCAAGGGCCTCACCCAGTTCGGCGACCGGCGCCAGGGCACCGAGCGCAACCGCCAGGCGGTGGACTGGATCGAGGCGCAACTCAGGAGCTATGGGTGCGCCGACATCCAGCGCCTCACCTATGACTGGCAGCCGCCCGCCCCGCGCGGACGGGGCGGTCGCGGGGGCCGCGGGGGCCGCGGGGGCCGCGGCAGCGACCTCGCGCAGGGCGGCGGCCGCTACCGCGGCATCCGCGCGCGCACGGGCGTGAACACCGACTCGCTGCGCCAACCCGATCCGGCAATCCGCGCCATCGACACGCCGCCCACGGTGCCGGGCGAACGCCAGGAGGTGTTCTGCACCAAGGTCGGCACCACGCACCCCGACGAGATGTACATCGTGGGCGGCCACATGGACGGCATCGGCTGGGGCCAGGCCGCCAACGACGACGGCTCCGGCTCGGCGCTCGTGATGGAGTTGGCCCGCGTGTTCAGCAGCCCCGACGTGCAGACCGACCGCTCCATCCGCTTCGTGCTCTGGAACAACGAGGAGAGCGGGCTCAACGGCAGCCGCGCGTACGTAGCCCAGCGCGAGTCGCTGCAGGGCAAGGAAGATCCGCCGGGGTCGGGCAAGTATCCGGAACCCCGCTGGCTCGGCATGATCCAGCACGACATGATGCTGTTCGACCACGGCATGCCGCGCGCCGACGGCACGCTCTCGCCGGAGCAGCGGCCGGAGGCGGACGTGAACATCGAATTCCAGGTGAATTCAAAGTTCGCCGCGCAGGCCCAGACGCTGGCCTGGGCGTTCGAACGGGCCAACGAGAAATACGCCACGGACTATCCGGCGTCGGTGGGCAGTCACATGACCAACACCGACTCCGACCCGTTCAAGGACATCGTTCCCGCCATCAGCCTGCGCGAGAACCAACGCGGCACGCAGATCGGCGCCGGCTGGGATCCCAACTGGCACCAGCCCACCGACGTCTACACCACGTACAACGACAAGGATTTCCGGCTCGGGCTGAATGCCGCGCAGACCACGCTGAGCGCGGTCGCCGAACTCACCGGCGCGACGATCAGGAAGTAG
- a CDS encoding SGNH/GDSL hydrolase family protein gives MSGRSVRTLALAVATLTAAFTGAGAQRPAAPHWIVTWSASQSWMDARPAAGTPDGVPTYVNRTIREIVHTTLGGDSVRVRLSNEYGDRPLVIGDARVARRAGGANTGAGSDRALTFGGQAAVTIGAGATVVSDPIAYQVPPLSDLVVSLYLPDSARTSTRHPLGLQTTYVSGAGDFAAATAFAADTAFRSWVFLSGVDVTNAQAAGAIVTIGNSITDGYASTPDENRRWPDVLARRLLTTPGAPVMSMANAGISGNRVLNPGAGPSALARFGRDVLLQPGARDVIIMESINDIGRANFSRNPDDSVSAAAIIFGLSQLAERARERGLVVYGATLTPFEGSEPYYSAASEAKRQAVNAWIRTSGAFDGVIDFDAVMRDPSHPARFLPAYDSGDHLHPGDAGYRAMAESIDLGLFRAPPPHR, from the coding sequence TCCGGTCGCTCCGTTCGTACGCTCGCCCTCGCGGTCGCGACGCTCACCGCCGCGTTCACCGGCGCCGGCGCGCAGCGCCCAGCGGCCCCCCATTGGATCGTCACCTGGAGCGCCAGCCAGTCGTGGATGGACGCGCGACCAGCGGCCGGGACGCCGGATGGCGTGCCCACCTACGTCAATCGCACCATCCGTGAGATCGTGCACACCACGCTCGGCGGCGACAGCGTGCGCGTGCGCCTGTCCAACGAGTACGGCGACCGGCCCCTGGTGATTGGCGACGCGCGCGTGGCGCGGCGCGCCGGCGGCGCGAACACCGGCGCGGGGTCCGACCGGGCGCTCACGTTCGGAGGGCAGGCGGCGGTGACGATCGGGGCGGGCGCCACCGTGGTGAGCGATCCGATCGCCTACCAGGTGCCGCCGTTGAGCGACCTCGTGGTGAGCCTCTATCTGCCCGATTCGGCGCGCACGTCCACGCGCCATCCGCTCGGCCTGCAGACCACATATGTGTCCGGCGCCGGCGACTTCGCCGCCGCGACCGCGTTCGCCGCCGATACGGCGTTCCGATCCTGGGTCTTCCTGTCGGGCGTGGACGTCACCAACGCGCAGGCGGCGGGCGCCATCGTGACGATCGGGAATTCGATCACCGACGGGTACGCGTCCACGCCCGATGAGAACCGCCGGTGGCCCGACGTGCTGGCCCGGCGCCTGCTCACCACGCCGGGCGCGCCGGTGATGAGCATGGCGAACGCGGGCATCTCCGGCAATCGGGTGCTGAATCCCGGAGCGGGGCCCAGCGCCCTGGCGCGGTTCGGCCGCGACGTGCTGCTGCAGCCGGGCGCGCGCGACGTCATCATCATGGAGAGCATCAACGACATCGGACGGGCGAACTTCTCGAGGAACCCCGACGACTCCGTGAGCGCGGCCGCCATCATTTTCGGGCTGTCGCAGCTGGCCGAGCGCGCGCGCGAGCGGGGGCTCGTGGTGTACGGAGCCACGCTGACGCCGTTCGAGGGGTCGGAGCCGTACTACTCGGCCGCGTCGGAGGCCAAGCGGCAGGCGGTGAACGCATGGATCCGGACCAGCGGCGCATTCGACGGCGTCATAGATTTCGATGCTGTGATGCGCGACCCGAGCCATCCGGCGCGATTTCTGCCCGCCTATGATTCGGGCGACCATCTCCACCCGGGAGACGCCGGATATCGGGCGATGGCGGAGTCGATCGACCTCGGTCTGTTCCGCGCGCCTCCTCCACATCGTTAG